In Dermacentor andersoni chromosome 4, qqDerAnde1_hic_scaffold, whole genome shotgun sequence, the following proteins share a genomic window:
- the LOC140217167 gene encoding uncharacterized protein produces MTDEATATTSYGGTTGTSSTLGAYTTIPDDAWKYQWNTQPTPITDGTYVEGVPDNGITSYQQLGGVSSIDHARPSTSRAGMKEALANFEGGLTISESTMVDQGNTQYQPPESTSTVFGHTDKTETGSTGLTLPVSSSSSGDYTFASMSRTGTDEASSTPRNDARNATEAGGMEQQESCGVRARDQSSVEKSNLKCETCGKFFSMVRNLSSHYRTHTGEKPYKCEMCDKSFAHSSTFRNHERIHTGVKPHICQICTKAFKNKSELNRHLKSHSNDRPYVCDICNLSFKRNSHLQRHRQIIQ; encoded by the exons ATGACGGATGAGGCAACAGCAACTACAAGCTATGGCGGTACCACGGGCACTTCATCTACCTTGGGCGCCTACACAAC TATTCCTGATGACGCGTGGAAGTACCAGTGGAACACACAGCCCACGCCGATAACCGACGGGACTTACGTCGAAG GCGTCCCTGACAATGGCATCACAAGTTACCAGCAACTGGGGGGCGTCAGCAGCATCGACCACGCAAGGCCCAGTACAAGCCGCGCTGGCATGAAGGAAGCATTAGCCAATTTCGAAGGCGGCCTCAC AATTTCCGAGAGCACCATGGTTGACCAAGGGAACACGCAGTACCAACCGCCTGAAAGCACGTCCACTGTATTCG GGCATACAGACAAAACAGAAACCGGAAGCACTGGTCTCACACTTCCAGtctccagcagcagcagcggcgattACACATTCGCCAGTATGAGCCGGACTGGCACAGACGAAGCATCGAGCACTCCGAGAAACGACGCTAG GAATGCTACTGAAGCCGGAGGAATGGAACAGCAAGAGTCCTGCGGTGTCAGAGCACGTGATCAATCGTCTGTCGAGAAGTCAAACCTCAAATGTGAAACATGTGGTAAATTTTTCAGCATGGTTCGCAATCTATCTTCACATTACCGCACGCATACCGGTGAGAAGCCATACAAATGTGAAATGTGTGATAAATCATTCGCGCACAGCTCGACTTTCCGTAATCATGAAAGGATTCACACAGGCGTGAAACCCCATATCTGCcaaatatgtacaaaagcatTCAAAAACAAATCGGAACTTAACAGACATCTCAAATCACACAGTAACGACAGACCTTATGTTTGCGACATATGTAATCTCTCCTTTAAGCGCAACTCACATCTCCAAAGGCACCGCCAAATAATTCAATAG